A single region of the Triticum dicoccoides isolate Atlit2015 ecotype Zavitan chromosome 2B, WEW_v2.0, whole genome shotgun sequence genome encodes:
- the LOC119366937 gene encoding flowering-promoting factor 1-like protein 5, whose translation MAAGGVWVFRKDGVMEPQSAAGGSPTGQGVGGHKALVYLPANEPMRSLEALERRLGSLGWERYYENGDIVQLHRRDGGVDLIALPRDFTRFRSNHMYDIVVKNRHHFKVVDL comes from the coding sequence ATGGCGGCGGGGGGTGTGTGGGTGTTCCGAAAGGACGGGGTGATGGAGCCGCAGAGCGCGGCCGGAGGGTCGCCAACGGGCCAGGGCGTCGGCGGCCACAAGGCGCTGGTGTACCTGCCGGCTAACGAGCCCATGCGGTCGCTGGAGGCGCTGGAGCGGCGGCTGGGGTCGCTGGGTTGGGAGCGCTACTACGAAAACGGAGACATCGTGCAGCTCCACCGTCGCGACGGCGGGGTCGACCTCATCGCCCTCCCGCGTGACTTTACGCGGTTCCGCTCCAACCACATGTACGACATCGTCGTCAAGAACCGACACCACTTCAAGGTCGTCGACCTCtag